The proteins below are encoded in one region of Alphaproteobacteria bacterium:
- a CDS encoding RsmB/NOP family class I SAM-dependent RNA methyltransferase, whose amino-acid sequence MRPGPRTQAAIELLEAIAAEPPSGGRPADRVVAEWFRRRRYAGSKDRRAISGQVYAVLRRRAEFEWLLDQAGVEATPRRLVLGLTLGEGLDAAELFDGSQYGAAALSAEETAFCQAPPDTGAMPDWARASFPAWLEPGLRTQFGDDLIAEMAALNQRAPLDLRVNTLKADRQAALEALAGEDIAAQPGPWSPLCLRLENRERITHTRAFREGLVEVQDEGVQLIALLVAAGPRQQVVDLGAGAGGKTLALSAAMANSGQIYALDSDPRRLGRMKERLLRAGTRNVQSRVVEEEGSFEDLVGAADRVLLDAPCSGLGTWRRNPDFKWRLTAEVLAAEVTRQRHLLERAATLVKPGGRLVYATCSLLAAENREQAEWFAATQADFRPLAVAEVWRDVIGGSCPTTDTTLMLTPLRHGTDGVFVAIFERLASA is encoded by the coding sequence ATGAGGCCGGGGCCCCGCACCCAGGCGGCAATCGAGCTGCTCGAAGCCATTGCCGCCGAGCCCCCATCCGGCGGCCGGCCGGCGGACCGGGTGGTGGCCGAATGGTTCCGCCGCCGGCGCTACGCCGGATCCAAGGACCGCAGGGCCATCTCGGGTCAGGTCTACGCCGTGCTGCGCCGCCGGGCCGAGTTCGAGTGGCTCTTGGACCAGGCCGGCGTGGAAGCCACGCCGCGCCGATTGGTGCTGGGCTTGACGCTGGGCGAAGGGCTGGATGCGGCCGAACTCTTTGACGGCAGCCAATACGGTGCGGCGGCGCTGAGCGCCGAGGAAACCGCCTTCTGTCAGGCACCGCCCGATACCGGCGCCATGCCCGACTGGGCCCGGGCCAGCTTTCCGGCCTGGCTCGAGCCCGGCTTGCGCACCCAATTCGGCGACGACCTGATAGCCGAGATGGCGGCGCTCAATCAACGCGCGCCGCTCGATCTGCGCGTCAACACGCTGAAGGCCGACCGCCAAGCCGCCCTTGAGGCCCTGGCCGGCGAAGACATCGCCGCCCAGCCGGGCCCCTGGTCGCCGCTTTGCCTGCGCCTGGAGAACCGCGAGCGCATTACCCATACCCGGGCTTTTCGCGAAGGCCTGGTCGAGGTGCAGGACGAAGGGGTGCAACTGATCGCCCTGCTGGTGGCGGCGGGCCCGCGTCAGCAGGTTGTCGATCTGGGCGCCGGTGCCGGCGGCAAGACCCTGGCGCTCTCGGCGGCCATGGCGAATTCGGGCCAGATCTACGCCCTGGATAGCGACCCCAGGCGGCTGGGCCGCATGAAGGAACGCTTGCTGCGCGCCGGCACGCGCAATGTCCAGAGCCGGGTGGTCGAGGAGGAGGGCTCGTTCGAGGACCTGGTGGGCGCCGCCGACCGGGTGCTGCTCGATGCACCGTGTTCGGGCTTGGGCACCTGGCGGCGCAATCCCGACTTCAAGTGGCGGCTGACAGCCGAAGTCCTGGCTGCCGAGGTGACGCGCCAGCGGCACCTGCTGGAACGGGCCGCCACCCTGGTCAAGCCCGGCGGCCGCCTGGTTTACGCCACCTGTTCGCTACTGGCCGCCGAGAACCGCGAACAGGCGGAATGGTTCGCCGCTACCCAGGCCGATTTTCGCCCGCTTGCCGTTGCCGAGGTCTGGCGCGACGTCATCGGCGGCTCCTGCCCAACGACCGACACCACCCTCATGTTGACGCCGCTGCGCCACGGCACCGACGGCGTCTTCGTCGCCATCTTCGAACGCCTGGCGAGCGCCTGA
- the guaB gene encoding IMP dehydrogenase, producing MEIQEAYTFDDVLLVPAASTILPADADTTTRLTATIDLNIPLISAAMDTVTEASLAIAMAQAGGLGVIHRNMEPEAQGDEVRKVKKFESGMVVNPVTIGPEQSLAEALELMQHHRISGIPVVTSPGGALVGILTNRDVRFATDTTQPVSELMTKDGLITVEEGVGIDEAKRLLHQHRIEKLLVVDDQRRCIGLITVKDIEKSQLNPNACKDEQGRLRVAAATSVGAQGLDRAEALIEAGVDVVVVDTAHGHSRRVLDTVNSIKAFSNYTQVLAGNVATGDGARALMDEGADAVKVGIGPGSICTTRIVAGVGVPQLTALIDTVEACRERGVPVIADGGIKYSGDLAKAIAAGADCAMIGSLLAGTDEAPGEVFYYQGRSYKSYRGMGSVGAMARGSADRYFQEDVQDSLKLVPEGIEGRVPYKGPVGGVIHQLVGGLRAAMGYTGNATIPEMHGNCRFRRISAAGMRESHAHDVAITRESPNYPVQT from the coding sequence ATGGAGATACAAGAAGCCTATACCTTCGACGACGTTCTCCTGGTTCCCGCGGCCTCGACGATCCTGCCTGCCGACGCCGACACCACGACCCGCCTGACCGCCACCATCGACCTCAACATTCCGCTGATCTCGGCCGCCATGGACACCGTGACCGAGGCCTCGCTGGCCATTGCCATGGCCCAGGCCGGCGGCCTTGGCGTGATCCATCGCAACATGGAGCCCGAAGCCCAGGGTGACGAGGTGCGCAAGGTCAAGAAGTTCGAATCCGGCATGGTGGTCAATCCCGTCACCATTGGCCCCGAACAAAGCCTGGCCGAGGCGCTCGAGCTGATGCAGCACCACCGCATCTCGGGCATACCCGTGGTGACCAGTCCGGGTGGCGCCCTGGTCGGCATCCTGACCAATCGCGACGTGCGCTTCGCCACCGATACGACGCAGCCCGTGAGCGAGCTGATGACCAAGGACGGCCTGATCACCGTCGAGGAAGGCGTCGGCATCGACGAGGCCAAGCGGCTGTTGCACCAGCACCGCATCGAAAAGCTGCTGGTGGTGGATGACCAGCGCCGCTGCATCGGCCTGATCACGGTCAAGGACATCGAGAAATCGCAGCTCAACCCCAACGCCTGCAAGGACGAGCAGGGCCGGCTGCGGGTAGCCGCCGCCACCAGCGTCGGCGCCCAAGGGCTGGACCGGGCCGAAGCGCTGATCGAAGCCGGCGTCGACGTCGTCGTGGTCGATACCGCCCACGGCCACTCGCGGCGCGTGCTCGATACCGTCAACAGCATCAAGGCCTTCAGCAACTACACCCAGGTGCTGGCCGGCAACGTGGCCACCGGCGACGGCGCCCGGGCCCTGATGGACGAGGGCGCCGATGCCGTCAAGGTCGGCATCGGGCCGGGCTCGATCTGCACCACCCGCATCGTCGCCGGCGTCGGCGTGCCGCAACTGACGGCGCTCATCGACACCGTCGAGGCCTGCCGCGAGCGCGGCGTACCGGTTATCGCCGACGGCGGCATCAAATATTCCGGCGACCTGGCCAAGGCCATCGCCGCCGGTGCCGATTGCGCCATGATCGGCTCGCTGCTGGCCGGCACCGACGAGGCGCCGGGCGAGGTCTTCTACTACCAGGGCCGGTCTTACAAATCCTATCGCGGCATGGGCTCCGTGGGCGCCATGGCGCGGGGCTCGGCCGATCGCTACTTCCAGGAAGACGTCCAGGACAGCCTCAAACTGGTGCCCGAGGGCATCGAGGGGCGGGTGCCCTACAAGGGTCCGGTAGGCGGCGTCATCCATCAGCTGGTGGGCGGCTTGCGCGCCGCCATGGGCTATACCGGCAACGCCACCATCCCCGAGATGCATGGCAATTGCCGGTTCCGACGCATCTCCGCCGCCGGCATGCGCGAGAGCCACGCCCACGATGTCGCCATCACCCGGGAATCGCCGAACTACCCGGTGCAGACCTGA
- a CDS encoding Xaa-Pro peptidase family protein — translation MPLNAAVSVYQKGAPRQHGAMEFSQPPVDLDAVRLYRLERVRAELRARDIAAILLFDQVNTRYATDATNMQIWCSHYETRCVFIAAEGPVVLFDYADLPHLAEGLPTIDEYRVMPSFYYFAAAQNGEDVAREFAAQLADLMRVHGHGNRRLAVDRLSHLGIDAIRAQGLEVVEGQEVTEHARAIKNDAELTLMMKAIEVCQAGMTAMREKLEPGITENALWAKLHETNIALGGEWIETRLLSSGPRTNPWFRECSMRVIEAGDMVSFDTDLIGPYGYCSDISRSWRCGEGRPDDTQRTLYAAAHDQLQHNMALLKPGVTFREYSEKAWPIPDEYLSARYPSLIHGVGLADEYPALKHIQDFAAQGSDGMLEAGMTLCVESLHRQRRRPRGRQARGTGSDHARGLALFIVLSARGKLALRRIRRSPGVRRWRRRRRRCRGAAAST, via the coding sequence GATCTCGACGCCGTCCGGCTCTATCGCCTGGAACGCGTTCGCGCCGAACTCAGGGCGCGCGACATTGCCGCCATCTTGCTCTTCGACCAGGTCAACACGCGCTACGCCACCGATGCCACGAACATGCAGATCTGGTGTTCGCACTATGAGACCCGCTGCGTTTTCATCGCCGCCGAGGGGCCGGTGGTGCTGTTCGACTATGCCGATCTGCCGCACCTCGCCGAGGGCCTGCCGACCATCGACGAGTACCGCGTCATGCCGTCCTTTTATTACTTTGCCGCGGCCCAGAACGGTGAGGACGTGGCCCGGGAATTTGCCGCCCAATTGGCCGATCTCATGCGGGTTCACGGGCATGGCAACCGGCGCCTGGCCGTCGACCGGCTGTCGCACCTGGGCATCGACGCCATCCGCGCCCAGGGCCTCGAAGTGGTCGAAGGCCAGGAAGTCACCGAACACGCCCGGGCCATCAAGAACGACGCCGAACTCACCCTGATGATGAAGGCCATCGAGGTCTGCCAGGCCGGCATGACAGCGATGCGAGAGAAGCTGGAGCCCGGCATCACGGAAAACGCCCTGTGGGCCAAGCTGCACGAGACCAATATCGCGCTGGGCGGCGAATGGATCGAAACCCGTCTGCTGTCGTCGGGGCCGCGCACCAATCCCTGGTTCCGTGAATGCTCGATGCGCGTCATCGAGGCCGGCGACATGGTCAGCTTCGATACCGACCTGATCGGACCTTATGGTTACTGTTCCGACATCTCGCGCTCGTGGCGCTGCGGCGAGGGCCGGCCCGACGACACCCAGCGAACCCTTTATGCCGCGGCCCACGACCAGTTGCAGCACAACATGGCGCTCCTAAAGCCGGGCGTGACTTTTCGCGAGTATTCGGAGAAAGCCTGGCCCATCCCCGACGAATACCTTTCGGCCCGCTACCCCTCGCTGATCCACGGCGTCGGCCTGGCCGACGAGTACCCGGCGCTGAAGCACATCCAGGATTTCGCAGCCCAAGGCTCCGACGGCATGCTGGAGGCCGGCATGACGTTGTGCGTCGAATCCCTTCATCGGCAGCGAAGGCGGCCGCGAGGGCGTCAAGCTCGAGGAACAGGTTCTGATCACGCCCGAGGGCTCGCGCTGTTTATCGTCCTATCCGCTCGAGGAAAGCTGGCTTTGAGACGGATCAGGCGCTCGCCAGGCGTTCGAAGATGGCGACGAAGACGCCGTCGGTGCCGTGGCGCAGCGGCGTCAACATGA